A window of Aliarcobacter trophiarum LMG 25534 contains these coding sequences:
- a CDS encoding nitrous oxide-stimulated promoter family protein encodes MTHEKFEIEINTLKKFYELYCKDKHENQTFKLHKETYRGTEFELELLLCKECFTAINYSFDRLQGCPHEIKPRCRTCKSPCYEKQKWKEVARVMKYSAIKLSLGKIKSRVMGIFNNSTKE; translated from the coding sequence ATGACACACGAAAAATTTGAAATTGAGATAAATACATTAAAAAAATTTTATGAACTATACTGTAAAGATAAACATGAAAATCAAACTTTTAAACTTCATAAAGAGACTTATAGAGGAACTGAGTTTGAATTAGAGCTTCTCTTATGTAAAGAGTGTTTTACAGCGATAAACTACTCTTTTGATAGACTTCAAGGTTGTCCACATGAGATAAAACCAAGGTGTAGAACTTGTAAATCTCCATGTTATGAAAAACAAAAATGGAAAGAGGTTGCTAGAGTTATGAAATATTCAGCTATAAAACTATCTTTAGGAAAAATTAAATCAAGAGTTATGGGTATATTTAATAATTCTACCAAAGAATAG
- a CDS encoding molybdopterin guanine dinucleotide-containing S/N-oxide reductase has translation MRKIDQKRRGVLKLAVLFAAVPFVDVVSNRTNLLAATVSRFSTTLVTNGEVLTAAHWGMLKLTIKDVKIVKSEPYQKTSDIFNSLQYYTQDLVYAKDRIKYPMVRKSYLENPNSSKPELRGKDEWVRVSYEEAIKLIAGELKKTREDRGAEGIFAGSYGWKSSGNMHNSRVLLHRFMNTIGGFTGSLGDYSTGAAQVIMPHVLGTIEVYEQQTSWPVVLESSKVVVIWGANLMRTLKISWTSTDEQGFKYLQELKKSNKQIICIDPEKNETCTYLDAKWVPITPGTDVALMMGMAYHLLKTDNYDKVFLDEYTEGFDEFKEYLLGKKDKVAKDTKWASKICGIDEATIKELALLMYNNRTMIMAGWGIQRAQYGEQTHWMIVTLASMLGQIGLAGGGFGFSYHYSNGGVPTAKGGKIGGITSTITSTQNTGGSSWLEKTAKFSFPVARIADALLNPGKVIEHNGSKITYPDIDFVYWVGGNPMVHHQDTNTLVKALRKPKTIVVNEIFWTPTARMADIVMPVTTSYERDDITMSGDYSNLNIIPMKQAVERQNEAKDDYDIFCDLAKEFGVLKDYSQNKTALEWIEEFYLSAYNQVENIGLNIPKFKEFWEANKPVTFEVPQENAEFVRYADYREDPILEPLGTPSGKIEIFSKVIENMNYDDCKGHPTWFEPDEWLGMKNKDAEFALITSHPDHRLHSQLNNTSLREKYAVANREPIFINKKDAKSKGIKDGDLVRVYNKRGEILAGAVLTDKLKRGVVRVDEGAWYDPLERGKIGTICLNGNVNVLTKDIPTSKLANGNSSNTALVNIEKYTKKAKDISIFKQP, from the coding sequence ATGAGAAAGATAGATCAAAAAAGAAGAGGGGTTTTAAAACTTGCAGTATTATTTGCAGCAGTTCCTTTTGTTGATGTGGTATCAAATAGAACAAACTTATTAGCTGCCACTGTATCAAGATTTTCTACAACTTTAGTAACAAATGGTGAAGTATTAACAGCAGCTCACTGGGGAATGTTGAAACTTACAATAAAAGATGTAAAGATTGTAAAATCTGAACCTTATCAAAAAACTTCTGATATTTTTAACTCTTTACAATATTATACACAAGATTTAGTATATGCGAAAGATAGAATAAAATATCCAATGGTTAGGAAGTCTTATTTAGAAAACCCAAATAGTTCAAAACCTGAGTTAAGAGGTAAAGATGAGTGGGTTAGAGTTTCATATGAAGAAGCTATTAAATTAATAGCGGGAGAGCTTAAAAAAACTAGAGAAGACAGAGGTGCAGAAGGTATTTTTGCAGGAAGCTATGGATGGAAAAGTAGTGGAAATATGCATAACTCAAGAGTATTGTTACATAGATTTATGAATACAATAGGTGGGTTTACAGGTTCTTTAGGAGATTATTCAACAGGAGCTGCACAAGTTATTATGCCTCATGTACTAGGGACTATTGAGGTGTATGAGCAACAAACATCTTGGCCAGTTGTACTTGAAAGTTCAAAAGTTGTTGTAATTTGGGGTGCAAATTTGATGAGAACATTAAAAATCTCTTGGACATCAACAGATGAGCAAGGATTTAAATATTTACAAGAGCTAAAAAAATCAAATAAGCAGATAATCTGTATAGATCCAGAAAAAAATGAGACTTGTACATATTTAGATGCGAAATGGGTTCCAATTACTCCAGGAACAGATGTTGCACTTATGATGGGAATGGCATATCATCTACTAAAAACAGATAATTATGATAAAGTTTTTTTAGACGAATATACAGAAGGCTTTGATGAATTTAAAGAGTATCTACTTGGAAAAAAAGATAAAGTTGCAAAAGATACGAAATGGGCATCAAAGATTTGTGGAATAGATGAAGCAACTATCAAAGAGCTAGCATTATTGATGTATAATAATAGAACAATGATAATGGCAGGATGGGGAATTCAAAGAGCTCAATATGGCGAGCAGACTCATTGGATGATTGTAACTTTAGCTTCAATGCTAGGTCAAATAGGACTTGCTGGTGGTGGATTTGGATTTTCGTATCATTACTCAAATGGTGGAGTTCCTACAGCAAAAGGTGGGAAAATTGGAGGTATAACTTCTACAATAACTTCTACACAAAATACAGGGGGATCTTCTTGGCTTGAAAAAACTGCAAAGTTCTCTTTCCCAGTTGCAAGAATCGCAGATGCACTTTTAAATCCTGGAAAAGTAATAGAACATAATGGTTCAAAGATTACATATCCAGATATAGATTTTGTATATTGGGTTGGTGGAAATCCTATGGTTCATCATCAAGATACAAATACATTAGTAAAAGCTCTTAGAAAACCAAAAACTATTGTTGTAAATGAGATTTTCTGGACTCCAACTGCTAGAATGGCAGATATTGTTATGCCAGTTACAACAAGTTATGAAAGAGATGATATTACTATGAGTGGAGATTACTCAAATTTAAATATCATTCCAATGAAACAAGCAGTAGAGAGACAAAATGAAGCAAAAGATGATTACGATATCTTTTGTGATTTAGCAAAAGAGTTTGGTGTATTAAAAGATTATTCTCAAAACAAAACAGCCTTAGAGTGGATTGAGGAGTTTTATTTAAGTGCTTATAATCAAGTAGAAAATATTGGTTTAAATATACCTAAGTTTAAAGAGTTTTGGGAAGCAAATAAGCCTGTAACTTTTGAAGTTCCACAAGAGAATGCAGAGTTTGTAAGATATGCAGATTATAGGGAAGATCCAATTTTAGAACCACTAGGTACTCCTTCTGGAAAAATAGAGATATTTTCAAAAGTAATTGAAAATATGAATTATGATGATTGTAAAGGACATCCAACTTGGTTTGAGCCAGATGAGTGGTTAGGAATGAAAAATAAAGATGCAGAGTTTGCTCTAATTACATCTCATCCAGATCATAGACTTCACTCACAATTAAATAATACATCTTTAAGAGAAAAATATGCAGTTGCAAATAGAGAACCAATTTTTATAAATAAAAAAGATGCAAAATCTAAAGGGATAAAAGATGGTGATCTTGTAAGAGTTTATAATAAAAGAGGTGAGATTTTAGCAGGAGCAGTACTTACAGATAAGCTAAAAAGAGGTGTTGTAAGAGTAGATGAAGGTGCTTGGTATGATCCACTTGAAAGGGGTAAAATAGGTACAATTTGTCTAAATGGAAATGTTAATGTTCTTACAAAAGATATTCCAACTTCAAAATTAGCAAATGGAAATAGCTCAAATACAGCATTAGTAAATATTGAGAAATATACAAAAAAAGCAAAAGATATATCTATCTTTAAACAGCCTTAA
- a CDS encoding cytochrome C encodes MRKICLFLALLLSNSLLANDVWYASSVKNLFENSKSTTIKGRLLPTSKIEVLGEVDGRYKIKISGFVKEGTEHAIYFAQKNRILVAGLSKGSNFEVLSSTNIDKSDFKEISVVAFVEKDSLTKDLNSLYVQADELYKNNCGICHSAHNIKEFTANLWPSVMKSMLSRTALTKEDNYLVVQYLQKHAKDME; translated from the coding sequence ATGAGAAAAATATGTTTATTTTTAGCACTTCTATTATCAAATAGCTTATTAGCAAATGATGTTTGGTATGCAAGTAGTGTTAAGAATCTTTTTGAAAATTCAAAAAGTACAACAATAAAGGGAAGGTTATTACCAACTTCGAAGATTGAAGTTTTAGGAGAAGTTGATGGTAGATATAAAATCAAAATAAGTGGTTTTGTAAAAGAGGGTACGGAGCATGCTATTTATTTTGCACAAAAAAATAGAATATTAGTTGCAGGGTTATCAAAAGGTAGTAATTTTGAGGTTCTAAGTTCAACAAATATAGATAAAAGTGATTTTAAAGAGATATCAGTTGTTGCCTTTGTTGAAAAGGATAGTTTAACAAAAGATTTAAACTCTTTATATGTACAAGCTGATGAGTTATATAAAAATAATTGCGGAATTTGTCATAGTGCACATAATATAAAAGAGTTTACAGCAAATCTTTGGCCAAGTGTAATGAAGTCAATGCTTAGTAGAACAGCTTTAACAAAAGAGGATAACTACCTAGTAGTTCAATATTTACAAAAACATGCAAAAGATATGGAATAA
- a CDS encoding Crp/Fnr family transcriptional regulator: MDNISRKYDDYKYFNFLEEKDLDKLKSISSKKMYKKDEILFYKGDESKYLHLLVRGIAKLYTHDFKDNEVIIHNLTGPALIAEIMNYEDINFLANCSFETDAEVILIDYNKFREEFLLKPDIAMFFIKSLTKKIKFLQNFIDYNVSLNSMEKIAKFLYENEELLQTLKQVKIAQILNITPETFSRQLSKLKKEQIIENEKGHIKILNHNKLHSFIGNF; encoded by the coding sequence GTGGATAATATTTCAAGAAAATATGATGATTATAAATATTTTAATTTTTTAGAAGAGAAAGATTTAGATAAGTTAAAAAGTATATCTTCAAAAAAAATGTATAAAAAAGATGAAATACTATTTTATAAAGGTGATGAGTCAAAATATCTTCATCTTCTAGTGCGAGGTATTGCAAAACTTTACACACATGATTTTAAGGATAATGAAGTGATAATTCATAATCTTACAGGCCCTGCATTAATAGCTGAAATAATGAATTATGAAGATATAAATTTTTTAGCAAATTGTTCTTTTGAGACAGATGCTGAAGTTATTTTAATTGATTATAACAAATTTAGAGAAGAGTTTTTACTAAAACCTGATATTGCAATGTTTTTTATAAAATCTCTTACAAAAAAGATAAAATTTTTGCAAAATTTTATAGATTATAATGTAAGTTTAAATAGTATGGAAAAGATTGCAAAATTTTTATATGAAAATGAAGAGCTTCTTCAAACTCTAAAACAGGTAAAAATAGCCCAAATTTTAAATATTACTCCAGAGACTTTTTCAAGACAATTGTCAAAACTAAAAAAAGAGCAAATTATAGAGAATGAAAAAGGACATATCAAAATATTAAATCATAATAAGTTACATAGCTTTATTGGTAATTTTTAG
- a CDS encoding MarC family NAAT transporter, producing MIALFNSVSLGLIILLPLANPITTVALFIALSHNMTKQEKNREAFLASVYVFFIIVISFYFGQFIMKTFGISIPGLRIAGGLIVAYIGFRMLFPAKKDENTQDKKEESIAFVPLAMPSTAGPGTIAMVISIASSVSSGQANSPMWVIYTASILVPLILSIILWFSLRSADVIMKIVGQNGVDAISRIMGFLLVCMGTQFMINGVKEIVINFPN from the coding sequence GTGATAGCATTATTCAATAGTGTCTCTTTGGGACTTATTATCTTACTTCCTTTGGCAAATCCAATAACTACAGTTGCTCTATTTATTGCACTTAGCCATAATATGACAAAGCAAGAAAAAAATAGAGAAGCTTTTCTTGCTTCAGTTTATGTATTTTTTATTATAGTTATTTCATTCTATTTTGGACAGTTTATAATGAAAACCTTTGGGATATCTATTCCAGGTCTTAGAATAGCAGGTGGATTAATAGTTGCATATATTGGTTTTAGAATGCTTTTTCCTGCAAAAAAAGATGAAAATACTCAAGATAAGAAAGAGGAGAGTATAGCTTTTGTTCCACTTGCAATGCCAAGTACTGCAGGACCTGGAACAATTGCAATGGTTATTAGTATAGCCTCTAGTGTAAGTAGTGGACAAGCAAATTCTCCTATGTGGGTTATTTATACAGCCTCAATTTTGGTTCCTTTAATTCTTAGTATTATTTTGTGGTTTAGCTTGAGAAGTGCCGATGTAATTATGAAAATAGTTGGACAAAATGGAGTAGATGCAATTTCAAGAATTATGGGGTTTTTACTTGTTTGTATGGGAACACAATTTATGATAAATGGTGTAAAAGAGATAGTAATAAATTTTCCAAATTAA
- the ung gene encoding uracil-DNA glycosylase, protein MNSWEEVINLEKQKDYYKILKQEIDRRYETSRVFPEQNDIFRAFSLTKLDNLKVVILGQDPYHGFGQAQGLAFSTPANIKNPPSMQNILKEIYEDLGKPSVCVNGDLSPWARQGVLLLNTVLTVEEAKAGSHQKLGWEVFTDNIIKYISQNCSDMIFLLWGTPAIRKKELIDETKHYILTSVHPSPLSAYRGFFGCKHFSRANDILVSLKKEAILW, encoded by the coding sequence GTGAATAGTTGGGAAGAGGTAATAAATTTAGAAAAACAAAAAGATTATTATAAAATATTAAAACAAGAGATTGATAGAAGGTATGAAACTTCAAGAGTTTTTCCAGAACAAAATGATATTTTTAGAGCTTTTTCTCTTACAAAACTTGATAACTTAAAAGTTGTAATTCTAGGACAGGACCCATACCATGGCTTCGGACAAGCACAAGGTTTAGCATTTTCAACTCCAGCAAATATTAAAAATCCACCTTCAATGCAAAATATTTTAAAAGAGATTTATGAAGATCTAGGAAAACCTTCAGTTTGTGTAAATGGAGATTTGTCACCTTGGGCAAGGCAAGGGGTTTTACTTTTAAATACAGTTTTAACTGTTGAAGAGGCAAAAGCAGGTAGCCATCAAAAATTAGGTTGGGAAGTATTTACAGATAATATTATTAAATATATTAGCCAAAATTGTAGTGATATGATTTTTTTACTTTGGGGAACTCCTGCTATAAGAAAAAAAGAATTAATAGATGAGACAAAACATTATATTTTGACTTCAGTTCATCCAAGTCCACTTAGTGCATATAGGGGTTTTTTTGGTTGTAAACACTTTTCAAGAGCAAATGATATTTTAGTATCACTAAAAAAAGAGGCTATTCTTTGGTAG
- a CDS encoding HAD family hydrolase: protein MKKTVIFDLDGTLLDSIYDIAICMNEALKKLNLKTYSVDEYKYFVGYGVDELVLNVLRDNLDLKDTLIKEFKDIYDGNLHKNTKPYDGIFELLDELVKRDYNLAVLSNKPDLMTKEYVKTIFKDYPFIEVHGQKTDTPKKPSPIAAIKIAEALNTPCSDIFFVGDTKVDMQTAKSANMKAIGVLWGFRDEKELKEFGADFIVKSPLDILNILK, encoded by the coding sequence GTGAAAAAAACAGTTATTTTTGATTTAGATGGCACACTTTTAGACTCCATTTATGATATTGCTATTTGTATGAATGAAGCTTTAAAAAAATTAAATTTAAAAACATATAGTGTTGATGAGTATAAGTATTTTGTTGGTTATGGAGTTGATGAACTTGTTTTAAATGTTCTAAGAGATAATTTAGATTTAAAAGATACTCTTATAAAGGAGTTTAAAGACATTTATGATGGAAATCTTCATAAGAATACAAAACCTTATGATGGTATTTTCGAACTCCTAGATGAGCTTGTAAAAAGAGATTATAATCTTGCAGTATTATCTAATAAACCTGATTTAATGACCAAAGAGTATGTAAAAACTATATTCAAAGATTACCCTTTTATAGAAGTTCATGGACAAAAAACTGATACTCCAAAAAAGCCAAGTCCAATAGCAGCAATTAAAATTGCAGAAGCTTTAAATACTCCTTGTAGTGATATATTTTTTGTTGGTGATACAAAAGTTGATATGCAAACTGCTAAAAGTGCCAATATGAAAGCAATTGGTGTTTTATGGGGATTTAGGGATGAAAAAGAACTAAAAGAGTTTGGAGCTGATTTTATAGTAAAATCACCTTTAGATATTTTAAATATTTTAAAATAG
- a CDS encoding Dps family protein gives MSNVIKQLNQIQADAHALYIKLHNYHWNVKGMDFHPVHTYTEGVYNEMGVLYDDTAERAIILGGVALLTIDDLVKTTKIKTETASSFKSKEIVEKITSDFTYLLAEFKKLSKLASECDDRGTEAFADDHVAKLEKNLWMLNSMLK, from the coding sequence ATGTCAAATGTAATTAAACAGTTAAATCAAATCCAAGCCGATGCTCATGCCCTTTATATAAAACTCCACAACTACCATTGGAATGTAAAAGGGATGGATTTTCATCCAGTTCATACATACACAGAAGGTGTTTACAATGAAATGGGAGTTTTATATGATGATACTGCTGAAAGAGCAATTATTTTAGGTGGAGTTGCACTTTTAACAATTGATGATTTAGTAAAAACTACAAAGATTAAAACAGAAACTGCTTCTAGCTTTAAATCAAAAGAGATAGTTGAAAAAATAACTTCTGATTTTACTTATCTTTTAGCTGAGTTTAAAAAACTAAGTAAACTTGCATCTGAATGTGATGACAGAGGAACAGAAGCTTTTGCAGATGACCATGTTGCAAAATTAGAAAAAAATCTATGGATGTTAAATAGTATGCTAAAATAA
- a CDS encoding aldehyde dehydrogenase family protein, with amino-acid sequence MSKIDVTSPFDGKVVGSVKFNTFEEVEAAIDLAHKTFTNKDGWLPKYKRVEILENVMKIMSSQVEELTILCASEGGKPYIDSKVEILRAINGIKIAIEYLSVFEGKEVAMGHTNTSANRMAYTFKEPIGVVAAISAFNHPFNLAVHQVIPAIAAGCPVIIRPATQTPMSAVRLVEILEEAGLPKGWAQAVVCDRKGGELLSTSPKTAFLTFIGSGSVGWYLNSKASDGTRVVLEHGGVAPVIVEADADIEDMIPALAKGGFYHAGQVCVSVQRVFVQESICEEVASKLATAASKLIVGNQLDPKTEVGPLINNAEVDRVEEWVNEAVSKGGKILTGGKRIGASCFEPTVILNPAEDALVSTKEVFGPVVCIYSYKTLDEAIARANQLDVSFQAAVFTKNIDNALKTVKRLNATAVMVNDHTAFRVDWMPFGGAKVSGLGMGGIPHSMNDMSVEKMMVIKSSVL; translated from the coding sequence ATGAGCAAAATAGATGTTACATCACCATTTGATGGAAAAGTTGTAGGAAGTGTAAAATTTAACACTTTTGAAGAGGTTGAAGCTGCTATTGATCTAGCACATAAAACTTTTACAAATAAAGATGGGTGGTTACCAAAATACAAAAGAGTTGAAATTTTAGAAAATGTTATGAAAATTATGAGTTCTCAAGTTGAAGAGCTTACAATTCTTTGTGCAAGTGAGGGTGGAAAACCTTATATTGACTCAAAAGTTGAAATTTTAAGAGCAATAAATGGAATTAAAATAGCTATTGAATATTTAAGTGTATTTGAAGGAAAAGAAGTAGCTATGGGACACACAAATACAAGTGCAAATAGAATGGCTTATACATTTAAAGAACCAATAGGTGTTGTTGCTGCAATTTCTGCATTTAATCACCCTTTTAATCTTGCAGTTCACCAAGTAATTCCTGCAATTGCAGCTGGATGTCCAGTTATCATTAGACCAGCAACTCAAACTCCTATGAGTGCAGTTAGATTAGTAGAAATTCTTGAAGAGGCAGGTCTTCCAAAAGGATGGGCACAAGCTGTTGTTTGTGATAGAAAAGGTGGAGAGTTATTATCTACATCACCAAAAACTGCATTCTTGACATTTATTGGTTCAGGATCTGTTGGTTGGTATTTAAATTCAAAAGCTAGTGATGGAACAAGAGTTGTTTTAGAACATGGTGGAGTTGCACCAGTTATTGTTGAAGCTGATGCTGATATTGAAGATATGATTCCAGCACTTGCAAAGGGTGGGTTTTATCATGCTGGACAAGTTTGTGTATCTGTTCAAAGAGTATTTGTTCAAGAATCAATTTGTGAAGAAGTTGCTAGTAAATTAGCAACAGCAGCTTCAAAATTAATTGTTGGAAATCAGCTTGACCCTAAAACAGAAGTGGGACCACTAATTAATAATGCTGAGGTAGATAGAGTTGAAGAGTGGGTTAATGAAGCTGTTTCAAAAGGTGGAAAAATTTTAACTGGTGGAAAAAGAATAGGAGCTTCTTGTTTTGAGCCAACAGTTATTTTAAATCCAGCTGAAGATGCTTTAGTATCTACAAAAGAGGTGTTTGGACCTGTTGTTTGTATATATTCTTATAAAACTCTAGATGAAGCAATTGCTAGAGCAAATCAACTTGATGTATCTTTCCAAGCAGCTGTATTTACAAAAAATATTGATAATGCATTAAAAACTGTGAAAAGATTAAATGCAACTGCTGTAATGGTAAATGATCATACAGCATTTAGAGTTGATTGGATGCCATTTGGTGGAGCAAAAGTATCAGGACTTGGAATGGGTGGAATTCCACACTCAATGAATGATATGAGTGTTGAAAAAATGATGGTTATAAAATCTTCTGTTTTATAA
- a CDS encoding acetolactate synthase large subunit, producing the protein MNASDLFVKALENEGVEYIFGVPGEENLDFLEAMRKSNIKLILTRHEQGAGFMAATYGRLTGKVGVCLATLGPGATNFATCAAYAQLGGMPMMMITGQKPIKKSKQGRFQIIDIVRMMRPMTKYAKQIVNVHNIPSVVRDAFKIATTERPGAVHIELPEDIAHEPVDSDTTIYPVHNVKYPAAVDDVIAEAVSMIEKAKRPLLLIGAGANRTRIGNTLTDLVNKTGMAFFSTQMGKGVVDENHPMCLSAAALSKDDFVHCAIDRADLIINVGHDVIEKPPFFMSNKEGATKVMHVNFFASEVDDTYFPQMDVVGDIASNIAKITEKIKVQSHWDFDYYTRMAEEIRTRLSKYFGDNRFPILPQRAVRAIRKTLADEDIVTLDNGVYKLWFARNYRCAKPNTLLLDNALATMGAGLPSGMMAKMINPEKKVVSVCGDGGFMMNSQEMETAVRLGIDMTVIILNDNAYGMIKWKQTGMGFESYGLDLGNPDFVKYAESYGAHGYRPKSVEEFEATLEKCVNSKGLHLIDLAVDYSLNHSILNELLPQKTCLV; encoded by the coding sequence ATGAATGCATCGGATTTATTTGTAAAAGCGTTAGAAAACGAAGGTGTTGAGTATATTTTTGGTGTTCCAGGTGAAGAGAATTTAGACTTCTTAGAAGCTATGAGAAAGTCAAATATCAAATTAATCTTAACAAGACATGAACAAGGTGCTGGATTTATGGCAGCAACTTATGGAAGATTAACAGGAAAAGTTGGAGTTTGTTTAGCAACTTTAGGCCCTGGAGCTACAAACTTTGCTACTTGTGCAGCATATGCACAATTAGGTGGAATGCCTATGATGATGATTACAGGTCAAAAACCTATTAAAAAATCAAAACAAGGTAGATTCCAAATCATTGATATTGTAAGAATGATGAGACCTATGACAAAATATGCAAAACAGATTGTAAATGTTCATAATATCCCATCTGTTGTAAGAGATGCATTTAAAATTGCTACAACTGAAAGACCAGGTGCTGTTCATATTGAGTTACCAGAAGATATTGCACACGAACCAGTAGATTCAGATACAACAATCTATCCTGTACACAATGTAAAATATCCAGCAGCAGTTGATGATGTTATTGCTGAGGCTGTTTCTATGATTGAAAAAGCAAAAAGACCATTACTTTTAATAGGTGCGGGTGCAAATAGAACAAGAATTGGAAATACATTAACAGATTTAGTAAATAAAACTGGAATGGCATTTTTCTCTACACAAATGGGGAAAGGTGTTGTTGATGAAAACCATCCAATGTGTTTAAGTGCGGCAGCATTAAGTAAAGATGATTTTGTTCACTGTGCAATTGATAGAGCAGATTTGATTATCAATGTAGGACATGATGTTATTGAAAAACCACCATTTTTTATGTCAAATAAAGAGGGTGCAACAAAAGTTATGCATGTAAACTTCTTTGCAAGTGAAGTAGATGATACATATTTCCCTCAAATGGATGTTGTAGGTGATATTGCATCTAATATTGCAAAAATTACAGAAAAAATTAAAGTTCAATCTCACTGGGATTTTGACTATTATACAAGAATGGCTGAAGAGATAAGAACAAGATTATCAAAATATTTTGGTGATAATAGATTCCCAATTTTACCTCAAAGAGCTGTAAGAGCTATTAGAAAAACTTTAGCTGATGAAGATATTGTAACTCTTGATAATGGTGTTTATAAATTATGGTTTGCAAGAAACTATAGATGTGCAAAACCAAATACTCTTTTACTTGATAATGCATTAGCAACTATGGGAGCTGGATTACCTTCAGGAATGATGGCAAAAATGATAAACCCAGAGAAAAAAGTAGTAAGTGTTTGTGGAGATGGTGGGTTTATGATGAACTCTCAAGAGATGGAAACTGCTGTTAGATTAGGAATTGATATGACAGTAATTATTCTAAATGATAATGCATATGGAATGATTAAGTGGAAACAAACAGGAATGGGATTTGAGTCATATGGACTTGACCTTGGAAACCCTGATTTTGTTAAGTATGCAGAATCTTATGGAGCTCATGGTTATAGACCAAAATCTGTTGAAGAGTTTGAAGCTACATTAGAAAAATGTGTAAATAGTAAAGGACTTCATTTGATTGATCTTGCAGTTGATTACTCTTTAAATCACTCAATCTTAAATGAGCTTTTACCACAAAAAACTTGTTTGGTATAA
- a CDS encoding YaaA family protein → MKILFSPSETKNSGGDKKNFDKNSVIFPELFNKRLEILNSYNNFLKTATVSELEKLFGTKKYDVIEKYKMNIFKNPLLKAIQRYEGVAYDYLDYENLDESSKKYIDENVLIFSNLFGVIKASDQIPDYKLKQGETFENLKIEKFYNESFSDILDKYLEDEDILDLRAGFYEKFYTIKKPYYTMKFIKDGKVVSHFAKAYRGEILKIIAQKKINFFGELLQINIPNLNLIEIKEQGFKKEIVFIIN, encoded by the coding sequence ATGAAGATATTATTTTCTCCTAGCGAGACAAAAAATAGTGGTGGGGATAAAAAGAATTTTGATAAAAATAGTGTTATATTTCCCGAACTTTTTAATAAAAGGTTAGAGATATTAAATTCTTATAATAATTTTTTAAAGACTGCTACCGTATCTGAGTTAGAAAAACTTTTTGGTACAAAAAAATATGATGTAATAGAAAAATATAAAATGAATATTTTTAAAAATCCACTTTTAAAAGCAATACAAAGATATGAAGGTGTTGCTTACGATTATTTGGATTATGAAAATTTAGATGAGAGCTCTAAAAAATATATAGATGAAAATGTTTTGATATTTTCAAACCTTTTTGGAGTAATAAAAGCGAGTGACCAGATTCCTGATTATAAACTGAAACAGGGTGAAACTTTTGAAAATCTAAAAATAGAGAAGTTTTACAATGAGAGTTTTAGTGATATTTTGGATAAATATTTAGAAGATGAAGATATTTTAGACTTAAGAGCAGGATTTTATGAAAAATTTTATACCATAAAAAAACCATACTATACTATGAAATTTATAAAAGATGGAAAAGTTGTAAGTCACTTTGCAAAGGCTTATAGAGGGGAGATTCTAAAAATAATTGCACAAAAAAAGATAAATTTTTTTGGTGAACTCCTACAAATAAATATCCCAAATCTAAATCTTATTGAGATAAAAGAGCAAGGTTTTAAAAAGGAGATAGTTTTTATTATAAATTAG